CCTCGAGCGCTTCGCAGCCCCGGGGAAGACACTCCTCGGCTCTGACAGTCATACCCCGACCGCCGGGGGCTGCGGTATGCTCGCCATAGGGGCTGGCGGTCTCGACGTGGCCATGGCCATGGCAGGCGAGCCCTTCCATTTGAGGATGCCGGAAATCGTCGGCATCCATGTCACAGGAGGCCTCCCACCCTGGGTCACGGCAAGGGACGCCATCCTCGAGATCCTGCGTCGCATGACGGTGAAGGGCGGGGTGGGCAAGGTCCTTGAATACTTTGGGCCAGGGCTTGCGGGTCTCTCCGTCCCGGACAGGGCAACCATGGCGAACCTCGGGACCGAGCTCGGTGCCACAAGCTCTGTCTTCCCATCGGATGAGGTGACCCGGGCGTTTCTGATCAGTCAGGGCCGGGAAGGGGTCTGGGAGGAGATCACCGCAGACCCGGATGCAACCTACAGCGAGGTGATGGAGCTGGATCTTTCCTCCCTCGAGCCCATGATCGCCCGCCCGTCTTCCCCGGACAACGTCGTCCCCGTGCGGGAGGTGGCAGGGCGCCCTGTCGTGCAGGCCATCATCGGCTCCTGCGCCAACTCCTCCTATCGGGACCTCGCCATCGCGGCCAAGGTCCTGGAGCACGGAAGGATCCACCCGGGGGTGAGCTTCGAGATCAATCCAGGAAGCAATCAGGTCCTCGAGAACATAGAGATGGACGGCCTTCTCCGGCACATCATCCACGCGGGAGCCAGGATCCATCAGTTGGGCTGCCTCGGCTGCATCGGCATGGGCCAGGCACCTCCGACCGGGGGGATCTCGCTGCGGACCTTCACCCGGAATTTCTCTGGAAGAAGCGGTACCAAGGGCGACCAGGTCTATCTCTGCAGCCCTGAGACGGCAGTGGCCTCGGCCATGAAGGGGGTCATCACGGATCCCCGGGAGCTTGGGGCTGCGCCCGAGGTGAAGATCCCGGAGCGATTTCTCGTAAATGACGTGGGCATCATTCCTCCGCCAGCAGATGGCTCGGGCGTCGAGATCCTTCGGGGTCCCAACATAAAACCCCTTCCCGCCTTCGAGCCCCTTCCGGATGACCTCTCTGGGCGGGTCCTCCTGAAGCTCGGGGACAACATCACGACGGACCACATAATGCCGGCCGGGAGCAAGATCCTACCCCTGAGGAGCAACATCCCGGCCATAAGCGAGTATGTCTTTGCGGCCGTGGATCCCGCCTTCCACGAAAGGGCAAAGGGGGCGGGGACAGGCATCATCGTCGCCGGAGAGAACTACGGGCAGGGCTCATCGAGGGAGCACGCGGCCCTTGCCCCTCGCTACCTCGGCGTGCGGGCCAAGCTCGTCAAATCCTTTGCCCGTATCCACAAGGCGAACCTCATCAATTTCGGGATCGTCCCCCTCGTCTTCGAGGACCCCGACGACTATTTCGTCGTGGAGCAGGAGGACGTCCTCTCGATCACCGGGCTCCGCTTCGCCCTCCTTGACGGGGCCGAGACCGTGACCGTGCGGGTAGGTGACAAGACCGCGATCCATGCCAGGCTCGAACTCTCAGAGCGGGACAGGCTGATCATTGCCGCAGGCGGACTCCTCAACTGGGTGAAGGCCAGGCTCGAGGCAGGATTACAGGCAGGGGCATGATGATGTACCCTGACGCCCGGACGCTCCTCCACGGGATCATCGGGCATCCTGTTGGGCACAGCCTGAGCCCGGTCTTCCAGAACGCGGCCTTTAGTGCCCTTGGAATGAACGCCGTCTATCTCGCCTTCGATGTCTCACCTGCCGACCTGGGAGACGCCCTCAGGGGCGTTTGCGCCCTTGGGA
The genomic region above belongs to Deltaproteobacteria bacterium and contains:
- a CDS encoding aconitate hydratase → MGLTVTEKILARHIVEGEMTPGKEIGIRIDQTLTQDATGTMAYLEFEALGLDRVRTEVSVSYVDHNLIQSDFRNADDHRFLQSVAARYGIFFSRPGNGICHQVHLERFAAPGKTLLGSDSHTPTAGGCGMLAIGAGGLDVAMAMAGEPFHLRMPEIVGIHVTGGLPPWVTARDAILEILRRMTVKGGVGKVLEYFGPGLAGLSVPDRATMANLGTELGATSSVFPSDEVTRAFLISQGREGVWEEITADPDATYSEVMELDLSSLEPMIARPSSPDNVVPVREVAGRPVVQAIIGSCANSSYRDLAIAAKVLEHGRIHPGVSFEINPGSNQVLENIEMDGLLRHIIHAGARIHQLGCLGCIGMGQAPPTGGISLRTFTRNFSGRSGTKGDQVYLCSPETAVASAMKGVITDPRELGAAPEVKIPERFLVNDVGIIPPPADGSGVEILRGPNIKPLPAFEPLPDDLSGRVLLKLGDNITTDHIMPAGSKILPLRSNIPAISEYVFAAVDPAFHERAKGAGTGIIVAGENYGQGSSREHAALAPRYLGVRAKLVKSFARIHKANLINFGIVPLVFEDPDDYFVVEQEDVLSITGLRFALLDGAETVTVRVGDKTAIHARLELSERDRLIIAAGGLLNWVKARLEAGLQAGA